A stretch of Campylobacter gracilis DNA encodes these proteins:
- the trpB gene encoding tryptophan synthase subunit beta, with protein MNKKAYFGSFGGQFVPETAMFALEELEDAYNTIAQTREFKDELGCLLREYAGRPTPLYHAARLSEYYGHEIYLKREDLNHTGAHKINNALAQALLAKKMGKKKVIAETGAGQHGVATATAAALFGLECDVYMGETDAARQQLNAFRMQLLGANLIKIGTGLKTLKEATTAAIQAWVNEIESVFYVIGSAVGPHPYPKMVRDFQSVIGAETRSQLASKGIKADYVLACVGGGSNAIGIFSAFVDDPAVQLIGVEAGGLGAQTPYHAATITNGRAGIIHGMKTIVLQDKFGMIEPVHSISAGLDYPGVGPEHAHLHEISRAKYEAVTDDECITALKLLCRLEGIIPAIESAHALAYLQKLCPQLKGRKTIVVNVSGRGDKDMDTVMNYKKGTIYG; from the coding sequence ATGAATAAAAAGGCGTATTTCGGGAGTTTCGGCGGGCAGTTCGTGCCCGAAACGGCGATGTTCGCGCTTGAGGAGTTGGAGGATGCGTACAACACCATAGCGCAGACTAGGGAATTTAAAGATGAGCTGGGTTGCTTGCTGCGCGAATACGCTGGGCGTCCGACGCCGTTATATCACGCCGCGCGCCTTAGCGAGTACTACGGGCATGAAATTTATCTAAAGCGCGAGGATCTTAATCACACGGGCGCTCATAAGATCAATAACGCCCTAGCGCAGGCGCTACTAGCAAAAAAAATGGGCAAAAAAAAGGTCATCGCCGAAACCGGCGCAGGCCAGCACGGCGTGGCGACGGCGACGGCAGCGGCGCTATTCGGGCTTGAGTGCGACGTGTATATGGGCGAGACCGACGCCGCGCGCCAACAGCTCAACGCCTTTAGGATGCAGCTTTTGGGTGCAAATTTAATCAAAATCGGCACCGGTTTAAAAACGCTCAAAGAGGCGACTACTGCGGCGATTCAGGCGTGGGTGAACGAGATTGAGAGCGTATTTTACGTCATCGGCTCGGCGGTCGGGCCGCATCCGTATCCTAAGATGGTTAGGGATTTTCAAAGCGTCATCGGCGCCGAGACCAGATCGCAGCTCGCAAGCAAGGGGATCAAAGCCGACTACGTCTTAGCTTGCGTGGGCGGCGGAAGCAATGCGATAGGAATTTTTAGCGCGTTCGTGGACGATCCCGCCGTACAACTCATCGGCGTCGAAGCAGGCGGCTTGGGCGCACAAACCCCTTATCACGCAGCGACCATCACTAACGGGCGCGCGGGCATCATCCACGGCATGAAAACGATCGTGCTGCAGGATAAATTCGGCATGATCGAGCCTGTTCACAGTATTTCAGCGGGGCTTGATTATCCTGGAGTAGGTCCGGAGCACGCGCATCTGCACGAGATAAGTCGCGCAAAATACGAAGCGGTAACCGACGATGAGTGCATCACGGCGCTTAAACTGCTCTGCAGGCTCGAAGGCATCATCCCCGCGATCGAAAGCGCGCACGCGTTAGCGTATTTGCAAAAGCTCTGCCCGCAGCTAAAGGGCAGAAAAACGATCGTCGTAAACGTAAGCGGTAGAGGCGATAAGGATATGGATACCGTGATGAATTACAAAAAAGGAACGATTTATGGATAA
- a CDS encoding TonB-dependent receptor domain-containing protein produces MKKQILLVPLAIGAIGGVNAAENNATKSQDLGQIVVQATVSAVDNLKYAGSAGILTPKDMKAKTNVIDSIMQIPGVDGSMDMGRQIGRQFQIRGFGYQSDERVIIKQDGVRRSAGMYSNMISSFRTDSDILKRVEVIKGASSVLHGSGAIGGIVNMQTKSASDYLSEGKSVGLMLGQRLESNNMHSTRGAVYGKGEEIPIDVLLYGKRASYGNVKFADGGTHYAPDYDKSFNNEHIDTGFFKIGANLDDHRISFSAFDYDENLHTMWQTLWQNDADLFVSGNLSQRDYVFDWNFTPQSPLVDMSFKAYKSRAEYKRGYKDQQPTGTLDYANKDDRKGLEIKNISEFDTGFLNHSFAFGGDYEKRQEDATYILNGVLSDFASFPNEYNSYGLFAQDLIRLHDDLELTLGGRYDRFDRDIKGRSAKFKDSRFSPRAAIAYTLFDKFTLLAGYSESLRAPTPHETSQSGPMNIHYYYIPNPDLKPETVKEYELGFSFKKEQIFTDDHFDMKFIYFNGKIEDMIDVKPLPHLGVPPGGFSQQYGQHQNIDQAKRHGFEISSNYQTEDFDFGASFERLRIYNKRRTKTSITTPKS; encoded by the coding sequence ATGAAAAAGCAAATTTTATTGGTGCCGCTTGCGATAGGCGCAATAGGCGGAGTGAATGCAGCCGAAAACAACGCTACGAAGTCGCAAGATCTGGGCCAAATCGTCGTGCAAGCGACGGTAAGCGCGGTCGATAACCTAAAATACGCAGGCTCGGCCGGAATTTTAACCCCCAAGGATATGAAAGCCAAAACCAACGTGATCGATTCGATTATGCAGATACCGGGAGTTGACGGCAGCATGGATATGGGGCGTCAGATCGGCAGGCAGTTTCAGATCCGCGGATTCGGATATCAAAGCGACGAGCGCGTCATCATCAAGCAAGACGGCGTGCGCAGAAGCGCGGGAATGTACTCAAATATGATCTCATCCTTTCGCACCGATAGCGACATTTTAAAGCGCGTCGAGGTCATAAAGGGCGCCTCGTCCGTGCTTCACGGCTCGGGCGCGATCGGCGGTATCGTAAATATGCAAACTAAAAGCGCGAGCGATTATCTAAGCGAGGGCAAAAGCGTAGGTTTGATGCTAGGGCAGAGGCTCGAATCAAACAATATGCATAGCACGCGCGGCGCGGTCTACGGCAAGGGTGAGGAGATTCCGATCGACGTTTTACTCTACGGCAAGCGCGCAAGCTACGGCAACGTTAAGTTCGCAGACGGCGGCACGCATTATGCCCCGGACTACGACAAGAGCTTTAATAACGAGCATATCGATACTGGATTTTTTAAGATCGGCGCGAATTTGGACGATCACCGCATAAGCTTCAGCGCCTTTGATTACGACGAAAATTTACACACGATGTGGCAGACACTATGGCAAAATGATGCAGATCTCTTCGTAAGCGGAAATTTAAGCCAGAGAGATTATGTTTTTGATTGGAATTTCACGCCGCAAAGCCCGCTAGTGGATATGTCTTTTAAGGCCTATAAAAGCAGAGCCGAGTACAAACGCGGCTATAAAGATCAACAACCTACGGGCACGCTAGATTACGCCAATAAAGATGATCGCAAGGGGCTGGAGATCAAAAATATCTCGGAATTTGATACGGGCTTTTTAAATCACAGCTTTGCTTTCGGTGGCGATTACGAAAAGCGGCAAGAGGATGCGACCTATATCCTAAACGGCGTGCTATCGGATTTTGCCTCCTTCCCAAATGAATACAATAGTTACGGGCTTTTCGCGCAGGATCTGATCCGCTTGCACGATGATTTAGAGCTTACCTTGGGCGGCAGATACGATAGATTCGATCGCGACATCAAAGGCAGATCGGCTAAATTTAAAGATTCGAGATTTTCTCCGCGCGCGGCGATTGCCTATACGCTCTTCGATAAATTTACGCTTTTAGCGGGATACAGCGAGAGTTTACGCGCGCCTACGCCGCACGAAACATCGCAATCAGGGCCGATGAACATACATTATTATTACATCCCAAATCCCGATCTAAAGCCTGAAACCGTCAAAGAGTACGAGCTTGGATTTAGCTTTAAAAAAGAGCAAATTTTTACCGACGATCACTTCGATATGAAATTTATCTACTTCAACGGCAAGATCGAAGATATGATCGACGTTAAGCCGCTACCGCATCTAGGCGTACCGCCGGGCGGCTTCTCGCAGCAATACGGACAGCATCAAAACATCGATCAGGCCAAAAGGCATGGTTTTGAGATAAGCTCAAACTACCAAACCGAGGACTTTGATTTCGGCGCTAGCTTCGAGCGACTTAGAATTTACAATAAAAGACGCACGAAAACATCAATAACCACGCCAAAAAGTTAA
- a CDS encoding hemagglutinin repeat-containing protein encodes MNKFIKKLSFFTLALLSAAALISQGAAASSSWVTWGFSVGASAELSGTTSKDSSKSSSSVASNLSGNNIKILTDSNKDTAINIKGSNLYASNDIYLNTHNLFMEASQDSYEAKQSSKTISGRVSATMYGGGGGSAGLDYSKSNMKEESLSHNNAKVYAGHNIYALASNDALIKGANLRADNALALKVGHDLSLASLRDSYNYDSKSSSIGAGIGISGSKTTSDPDNPSDISNNIVRYSNSKLSSINANYSRSKSSTMVKQTVLSSITAKELNIEVGANTDLKGSLIAAGYYDESGNFIDNGKLRLKTNTLTFSNLSNTRYDKSNSLSIGANYAFKDPQQGGEGGSKDGGSQAKESTAGSNAFSSNHMSGMQTSGIIGQSGTSLQDKKNDTDPKSKISSINYANNRNLSYSMSKSLATIGKGELIVGDKDISSLSKDELASLQSDPNNKALYNSDDLTRLNRDSSKLNKELYSTKLNSDVDASVDMRLFSEGGRNEIKDELNRGSAITKSLEMLIKTGDFSFNENVAEYANAYELSKAYGKDLSSVLMDEKVGIGTKEQVIKSLVDAYAKANGLNLEGIKVKLISDANAKGKNDEPFKGNFDSLSKTITLNLANTSDIKTFAQTLGHELSHAIDYKKGRFAPGDKAMNKYADIKGDHFADYLERGLDITGSKINLGDKLPSYDKYNKINQALLEHNLKNFNSTDKRWSDNADLNLFNFGLHLDAPRYMSALSLSVILRDEEIYRVYGHGDSQGFIHDEREAYHSGIKLAPEDLVKLIQRDPEYRKTKIIDLRACYSGFKSYSGEAYAQRVADLTGKPTIGYTDEYMYRLFEGIPNQDLGSVMVPFIPKKPKISKDIK; translated from the coding sequence ATGAATAAATTTATAAAAAAGCTTTCTTTCTTTACCCTTGCTCTCTTATCGGCTGCCGCCCTCATCTCCCAAGGAGCCGCCGCATCCTCTAGCTGGGTTACCTGGGGCTTTAGCGTAGGCGCCTCCGCAGAGCTTAGCGGAACCACTTCCAAAGATAGCTCTAAATCAAGTAGCTCCGTAGCCTCTAATCTTAGCGGCAATAATATTAAAATTTTAACTGATAGCAATAAAGATACCGCTATAAATATCAAAGGCTCAAATTTATATGCTAGTAATGATATATATCTAAACACCCATAATCTATTTATGGAAGCTTCGCAAGATAGCTATGAGGCTAAACAAAGCTCTAAAACCATAAGCGGAAGAGTATCTGCTACTATGTATGGAGGCGGAGGAGGAAGCGCAGGACTTGATTACTCTAAAAGCAATATGAAAGAGGAAAGCCTTAGCCACAATAACGCTAAAGTTTATGCAGGACATAATATATACGCCTTAGCTAGTAACGACGCTTTAATAAAAGGAGCAAACCTTAGAGCGGATAACGCTTTAGCTTTAAAGGTAGGACATGATCTAAGCCTAGCAAGCCTGCGAGATAGCTATAATTACGATAGTAAATCAAGCTCCATAGGGGCAGGTATAGGCATAAGCGGCAGTAAAACAACCTCCGATCCGGACAATCCCTCTGACATAAGCAACAACATAGTAAGGTATTCAAATTCTAAGCTTTCAAGCATAAACGCTAACTACTCTAGATCCAAATCAAGCACTATGGTAAAACAGACCGTGCTATCTAGTATAACCGCCAAAGAGCTAAACATAGAAGTAGGAGCTAATACCGATCTGAAAGGCTCATTAATAGCCGCAGGCTACTATGATGAGAGCGGAAATTTCATAGATAACGGCAAGCTTAGATTAAAAACGAATACCCTAACATTCTCGAATTTAAGCAATACTAGATACGACAAATCAAATTCTTTAAGCATAGGGGCAAATTATGCTTTTAAGGATCCTCAACAAGGAGGAGAAGGCGGAAGTAAAGATGGAGGTAGCCAAGCTAAAGAGAGCACTGCAGGATCAAACGCCTTTAGCTCAAATCACATGAGCGGTATGCAAACAAGTGGCATCATAGGACAAAGCGGCACGAGCTTGCAAGATAAAAAGAACGATACCGACCCTAAGTCTAAAATTTCATCGATTAACTACGCTAATAATAGAAACCTATCCTACTCTATGAGTAAGAGCTTAGCTACTATAGGAAAAGGAGAGCTTATAGTAGGAGATAAAGATATAAGTTCTTTAAGTAAAGATGAGCTTGCTTCTTTACAATCCGATCCCAACAATAAGGCTCTATATAACTCAGACGATCTTACTAGATTAAACAGAGATAGCTCTAAGCTAAATAAAGAGCTATACTCTACTAAGCTAAACTCTGACGTTGATGCAAGCGTAGATATGAGGCTCTTTAGCGAAGGGGGAAGGAACGAGATAAAGGATGAGCTTAATAGGGGTAGTGCGATAACCAAGTCCTTAGAGATGCTTATAAAAACTGGGGATTTTTCTTTTAATGAAAACGTAGCGGAATATGCAAACGCTTATGAGTTAAGCAAGGCTTATGGTAAAGATTTAAGCTCGGTACTAATGGATGAAAAAGTAGGCATCGGCACTAAAGAGCAGGTAATAAAATCTCTAGTAGATGCTTATGCAAAAGCCAATGGTTTAAATTTAGAAGGTATTAAAGTAAAACTAATATCCGATGCCAATGCAAAGGGCAAAAATGATGAGCCTTTCAAAGGGAATTTCGACTCTTTAAGCAAAACTATCACTTTAAATTTAGCCAATACGTCGGATATAAAAACATTTGCTCAAACCCTAGGACATGAGCTAAGCCATGCTATAGACTACAAAAAAGGACGCTTCGCTCCAGGCGATAAGGCTATGAATAAATATGCCGATATAAAGGGCGATCACTTTGCGGACTATCTCGAAAGAGGCCTAGATATAACGGGCTCGAAAATAAATTTAGGGGACAAGCTGCCGAGCTACGATAAATACAATAAGATCAACCAAGCCCTCTTGGAACATAATCTTAAGAATTTTAATAGCACGGATAAGAGATGGAGCGATAATGCGGATTTGAATTTGTTTAATTTTGGATTACACTTGGATGCCCCTCGTTATATGAGCGCATTATCATTAAGTGTTATTCTAAGAGATGAGGAAATTTATCGAGTATATGGGCACGGTGATTCTCAAGGATTTATTCATGATGAAAGAGAGGCATATCATTCTGGGATAAAACTAGCACCAGAAGATTTAGTCAAATTGATACAAAGAGATCCGGAATATCGAAAAACTAAAATAATTGATTTAAGAGCATGCTATTCCGGTTTTAAGTCATATTCGGGAGAAGCATATGCACAAAGAGTTGCGGATTTAACCGGGAAGCCTACGATCGGATATACGGACGAGTATATGTATAGACTATTTGAAGGCATTCCAAATCAAGACCTTGGTTCCGTGATGGTTCCTTTCATTCCTAAAAAGCCAAAAATAAGTAAGGATATAAAATGA
- a CDS encoding polymorphic toxin type 30 domain-containing protein, translating into MSRNLKWLARQETSTNVGDFAGLTGASFEEIFSRAPKDWKVMLQNDGNGIKFVEIVDGKKIDRVRIHAPENNPDLPSTANTNNGWVLRIHASRNKYFDDSGKILGRNTNETHIPIKGNPNAN; encoded by the coding sequence ATGTCAAGAAATTTAAAATGGCTGGCTAGACAGGAAACATCGACTAATGTAGGAGATTTTGCCGGCCTAACAGGCGCATCATTTGAAGAGATATTCTCAAGAGCGCCAAAAGACTGGAAAGTAATGCTACAAAATGACGGTAATGGAATAAAATTTGTAGAAATCGTAGATGGAAAAAAGATAGACAGAGTTAGAATACATGCGCCGGAAAATAATCCGGATTTACCAAGCACCGCAAACACTAATAATGGATGGGTTTTAAGAATTCATGCTAGTAGAAATAAGTATTTTGATGATTCCGGTAAAATATTAGGACGTAATACTAACGAAACCCATATCCCAATAAAAGGAAACCCAAATGCAAATTAA
- a CDS encoding colicin E3/pyocin S6 family cytotoxin: MREPETSELKGFPGLTEAKRKTPIQGGGGLRKRWKDKKGNIYEWDYRHGELEKYDKQGRHLGQFNHITGKQTKPADKTRKVEK, encoded by the coding sequence ATACGTGAGCCAGAAACTAGTGAATTGAAGGGCTTCCCTGGATTAACCGAAGCAAAGCGAAAAACTCCGATACAGGGGGGCGGTGGATTAAGGAAGCGATGGAAAGACAAAAAGGGTAATATTTATGAGTGGGATTATCGGCATGGGGAACTAGAAAAATATGATAAGCAGGGGCGGCATTTGGGTCAATTTAACCATATAACTGGCAAACAAACTAAACCCGCGGATAAAACAAGAAAGGTTGAAAAATGA
- the trpA gene encoding tryptophan synthase subunit alpha, with the protein MDKIKAAFAGKKANIGYIVAGYPNPAHTKEFLSNLDESAIDLLEIGIPYSDPLADGPEIFKASFSAVQNGVNAEKVFEILKGVQTRKPLVFLVYYNVIFAYGAREFVSKAARYGISGLIIPDLPYEENEEIFALCEELGIALIPLISVTSEHRAARVLSRARGFIYGVGAIGVTGSKQTPISRLKNMVADLKKMSDLPMAIGFGIRTAGDVRATKEYADGAIIGTAIVNLCANYGGRELQNKIAELFN; encoded by the coding sequence ATGGATAAGATCAAGGCTGCCTTTGCCGGCAAAAAGGCAAACATCGGCTACATCGTGGCTGGCTACCCGAACCCCGCGCACACGAAGGAGTTTTTGTCAAATTTAGACGAAAGCGCGATCGATCTGCTTGAGATCGGCATCCCGTATTCCGACCCGCTCGCGGACGGCCCCGAAATTTTTAAAGCGAGCTTTTCCGCGGTGCAAAACGGCGTAAACGCGGAGAAGGTATTTGAAATTTTAAAAGGAGTGCAAACGCGCAAGCCGCTCGTGTTTTTGGTCTATTACAACGTGATCTTTGCCTACGGCGCGCGCGAGTTTGTATCCAAGGCGGCGCGCTACGGCATCAGCGGGCTAATAATCCCCGATCTGCCGTATGAGGAGAATGAAGAAATTTTCGCGCTTTGCGAAGAGCTTGGTATCGCGCTCATCCCGCTTATCAGTGTTACGAGCGAGCACCGCGCCGCACGAGTTTTGAGCCGCGCGCGAGGCTTCATCTACGGCGTGGGCGCTATCGGCGTGACAGGAAGTAAGCAAACTCCAATCTCGCGCCTAAAAAATATGGTCGCAGATCTTAAAAAGATGAGCGATCTGCCCATGGCGATCGGCTTTGGTATCCGCACTGCCGGCGACGTTCGCGCTACGAAAGAATACGCAGACGGCGCTATCATCGGCACTGCGATCGTAAATTTATGCGCGAACTACGGCGGGCGCGAGCTACAAAACAAGATCGCCGAACTTTTTAACTAA
- a CDS encoding TonB-dependent receptor, with protein MSHYFKPHSKPASYFARGREYFYVDKSFTIANFRGSYKIKNGVIPVLDGADISFGVNNIFDRHYINANRTRETVVVGAGRNFYVDLEVRF; from the coding sequence GTGAGCCATTATTTCAAACCTCACTCCAAACCCGCTTCATATTTTGCACGCGGGAGGGAGTATTTTTATGTAGATAAGTCCTTTACGATCGCTAATTTTAGAGGAAGCTACAAGATCAAAAACGGCGTTATTCCGGTCCTTGACGGCGCGGACATAAGCTTTGGCGTAAATAATATTTTTGATCGCCACTACATCAACGCAAACCGCACGCGCGAGACTGTGGTGGTGGGTGCTGGACGAAATTTCTACGTCGATTTGGAAGTAAGATTTTAG
- the yedE gene encoding YedE family putative selenium transporter, translated as MNNVKWYIIAGAVLGVPGATLVHFGNPGNMGVCVACFLRDTTGALGFHRAAAVQYIRPEIIGLVFGGFLASVLWTREFAPVTGSSPFAKFFLGIFAMIGCLVFLGCPWRAFLRLGGGDLTALAGLAGLICGVLIGFLLKKRGYEASKEARLSGAIGILPVLLGAALLAALVFGLKTGEGGALFISAKGPGAQHAAIGISLAAGIIVGALMHRSKFCSVGAFGRIFRGDFSMFWGVLSVIAFASIANIAFGQYKLGFEGQPIAHNDFVWNFLGMVLAGLCFSLSEGCPGKHLVQAGTGNLSSGVFVIGMAAGAAIAHNFLLASSAKGITEFAPYAVAIGFVFALYVGIFQRRSA; from the coding sequence ATGAATAACGTTAAATGGTACATCATCGCAGGCGCCGTGCTAGGCGTGCCGGGTGCGACGCTGGTGCATTTCGGAAACCCGGGCAATATGGGCGTTTGCGTCGCTTGTTTTTTGCGCGATACCACGGGCGCGCTGGGCTTTCACCGAGCAGCCGCAGTGCAATACATCCGCCCGGAGATCATAGGGCTCGTGTTCGGCGGTTTTTTAGCAAGCGTGCTTTGGACGCGCGAGTTTGCGCCGGTTACCGGCAGTTCGCCGTTTGCGAAATTTTTCCTAGGGATTTTTGCGATGATCGGCTGCCTTGTATTTTTGGGATGCCCGTGGCGCGCGTTTTTGCGCCTAGGCGGCGGCGATTTGACCGCGCTAGCCGGGTTAGCGGGTCTGATCTGCGGCGTACTCATTGGGTTTTTGCTTAAAAAGCGCGGCTATGAGGCGAGTAAAGAGGCAAGGCTTAGCGGCGCGATCGGAATTTTGCCCGTGCTACTGGGCGCTGCGCTGCTTGCGGCCTTGGTTTTCGGACTCAAAACGGGCGAGGGCGGCGCGCTTTTTATCTCCGCTAAAGGCCCCGGCGCGCAACACGCCGCGATAGGCATCTCGCTGGCTGCGGGCATTATCGTGGGTGCCCTGATGCATAGAAGCAAATTTTGCAGCGTCGGCGCGTTCGGTAGAATTTTCCGCGGCGATTTTTCGATGTTTTGGGGCGTACTAAGCGTCATCGCGTTTGCAAGCATCGCAAATATCGCGTTTGGGCAATACAAACTCGGCTTTGAAGGCCAGCCTATCGCACATAACGATTTCGTTTGGAATTTCTTAGGCATGGTGCTCGCAGGACTTTGCTTCAGCCTCAGCGAGGGCTGCCCGGGCAAGCACCTGGTGCAGGCCGGCACGGGAAATTTAAGCTCGGGCGTCTTCGTCATCGGCATGGCGGCGGGCGCTGCGATCGCGCACAATTTCTTGCTCGCAAGTTCGGCCAAAGGTATCACCGAGTTCGCTCCTTACGCGGTCGCGATCGGTTTTGTTTTCGCGCTTTACGTAGGGATTTTTCAAAGACGCAGCGCTTAA